The DNA region CTGCCGCTTCTTTGGAAAATTGACTAAAGTCAGATGTAGAAGTTTTGCTTATCATATCTACTCCGATAATAAATCCTCCATTTACAGGAGTACCTCCATGCATAAAAGGGGTTGCTAAAATATATACATCACTGAATGTCGCTTCAGGATATAATCGTTTAAATTTTTTGTATGCGTTACGTAAGCTATCGGATTTGTTTATAAACGTATAGGTAGTTGCTCGAATAGATTTCCAATATTTATCTCGTTTAATTGCTCTAGAATATTCAGTAAGCATCGGCAAATATTTACTGTCCTGCTCAATCAATCCTTTTAAACCAACAGTGGCAGAATCAAAGTAATATTTTTGGATAAAATGTTTGCGATTAGTAGTATCTGTAGTTTGCATGCAACTATCAAACGCTCTCCAAAAGTGTGGCAGATCACTATCGCTTATAATAACGCTATCAATAGAAGTCCGTATCCAATATTTTTGTGATTGAGCTTTAATAGTTTGAAGACATATTAAAGATATACCCAAATATAGATTAACGAACTTCATAATTTACAAAATGTTTAATGTTGATTTTTGATACTAAAACAAAATATTTTCAATTCTAGTATCTTCATCTGCCATATCAGGAATTAATTCGGATTTATATTCCCCTGCATCCAATTTTTTCTTGGTCGCTTTGAACGCCTCAATAGTTGTGTGGATATCTTCTTCGCTATGTGCTGCTGTAGGAATAATACGGAAAATGATTTCTCCTTTTGGAATGACGGGATAAACAACAATAGAGCAGAAAATACCGTAAGTTTCTCTAAGATCTTTAACCATTGTGGTTGCTTCTTCTACGCCTCCATTCATATATATTGGAGTTACGACGGTATTTGTATTTCCAATATTAAAACCACTTTCTTTTAATTTTTTTTGCAAATACAATGCATTGTGCCAAAGTTTGTCTTTAAATTCTGGATTGGTTTGCAACATATCCAAACGTTTTAAATTACCGATAACATAAGGCATCGGCATGCTCTTTGCAAAAATTTGAGAGCGAATATTGTAACGGATATAGTCTATGATAATTTTCGGACCGCAAACGAATCCTCCAATGGATGCCATTGATTTTGCAAATGTGGAAAAATACAAATCAATTCCGTCTTGACAATCTTGTTCTTCTCCAGCTCCAGCACCTGTTTTACCCAATGTGCCAAAACCATGCGCATCGTCTACCAATAAACGGAATGCATATTTTTCTTTTAATTCAATGATTTCTTTCAACTTTCCTTGATCGCCCGCCATACCAAAAACACCTTCCGTAATTACGAGAATGCCGCCTTGTGGTTGAGATTCTAATAATTTTTCAGCTCTTTGTAATTGCTTTTCACAATCTTCCACGTCATTGTGCTTGTAGGCATATCTTTTACCTGGCAGAAGGCGCAAACCGTCAATGATGCAAGCGTGACATTCTGCATCGTAGACAACAACATCGTGTCGTCCGCAGATGGCATCGATTGTACTCATAATACCTTGATAACCGTAGTTAAGCAAAATAGC from Rhizosphaericola mali includes:
- a CDS encoding aminotransferase class I/II-fold pyridoxal phosphate-dependent enzyme; this encodes MADIFDNLIKNYGPIGQYRKRAHGYFAFPKLEGEAGPHMKFRGKDMIVWSLNNYLGLANHPEIRKVDGDAAQEWGLALPMGSRMMSGNTNYHEKLEQRLAKFEQKEDAILLNYGYQGIMSTIDAICGRHDVVVYDAECHACIIDGLRLLPGKRYAYKHNDVEDCEKQLQRAEKLLESQPQGGILVITEGVFGMAGDQGKLKEIIELKEKYAFRLLVDDAHGFGTLGKTGAGAGEEQDCQDGIDLYFSTFAKSMASIGGFVCGPKIIIDYIRYNIRSQIFAKSMPMPYVIGNLKRLDMLQTNPEFKDKLWHNALYLQKKLKESGFNIGNTNTVVTPIYMNGGVEEATTMVKDLRETYGIFCSIVVYPVIPKGEIIFRIIPTAAHSEEDIHTTIEAFKATKKKLDAGEYKSELIPDMADEDTRIENILF
- a CDS encoding gliding motility protein GldB-related protein, encoding MKFVNLYLGISLICLQTIKAQSQKYWIRTSIDSVIISDSDLPHFWRAFDSCMQTTDTTNRKHFIQKYYFDSATVGLKGLIEQDSKYLPMLTEYSRAIKRDKYWKSIRATTYTFINKSDSLRNAYKKFKRLYPEATFSDVYILATPFMHGGTPVNGGFIIGVDMISKTSTSDFSQFSKEAADFLSRPEYFIPLIIHENTHTMQKQDDESTLLSRSLIEGAADYITYLTIGKTATQKNIYDYGFAHERELWDKFKLEKDSSNFSEWYMSDGGKGPAPDLGYFMGFQICDAYYKNAKNKSKAIKDIVELTINPEIFLTNSQYAKKFKH